The following coding sequences are from one Pocillopora verrucosa isolate sample1 chromosome 5, ASM3666991v2, whole genome shotgun sequence window:
- the LOC131777651 gene encoding serine/threonine-protein phosphatase 6 regulatory ankyrin repeat subunit A isoform X6, whose amino-acid sequence MSTLQKEDLMIPRVACMSQDDQENMTLKVTLLSSEWKSSINGDLSTINRELAIQLAKHPNVDVSVLLPNCSEADRSSAESHNVKLVKADRVPGYEPVLCLSFPPSDHKIDCVIGHGVHLGRPIASMKRNPSYSHCKWIQVVHSAPEEDGMYKNISEGQKMQETEIQLCKMADQVITIGPKLAEAYKCYLCPVKQDEKVFDLTPSIFSEFLALEQATKQRGTFRILLIGSGDSSEDFKVKGYDIAAKAIAELKDESYKLKFVCAAGGKEDILAENLLHHGISRNQLIVCSFDDSRKMLANLFCEVDLAIMPSRTEGFGTTALEALSAGLPVLVSGNSGLGEALKKVPFGSQSVVDSEDHTDWAREIKRVRQKERDVRLSESRLLREKYLEKYSWEEPCKSLVIKMKNLVLGKALHSSLDCEETERNKHGESIPKKAPCSSNNKEQTQRKEVFTGTGDLPHSGSEVRKRDEREESESTPDQDTSNKTREKTKGDKKKVQAAEKAPCSSNDKEETQRKAVLVATGNLPHSGSEVGKREGREQSESAPAKQNVLKTEETKKNLLSGFLQSIACKFRRTDKIKMQEMLEESELGKALHSSLKCEETEGNKKGESVRGAAAYVSTKQAQRNTKEVWTATEKARNTTLKSKTTDGNEETKFFQGGTPVSEDNKELNQLHSAERDSNVTEMKLTLPRGFSVDSRNATGRTPLMNAALNGNVQVVKSVIKRGADPSLMDNRGWNTLHCAAKGGDTDIISLIHTHLPNIESKTGEDHTPLMVAALCGKLHAVKWFLEKGATVACECNRGWNTLHCAAKGGDTDIISLIHTHLPKIESKTGEGHTPLMVAAFTGKLHAVKWFLEKGAIIACESNRGWKMLHCAAHSGDTDIISLIHTHLPNIETKTGAGNTPLMVAALCGKLHAVKWFLEKGATIACECNRRWNTLHCAAKGGDTDIISLIHTHLPNIESKTGEGHTPLMVAALCGKLHAVKWFLEKGATVACECNRGWNTLHCAAKGGDTDIISLIHTHLPNIESKTGEGHTPLMVAALCGKLHAVKWFLEKGATVACESNRGWNTLHCAAKGGDTDIISLIHTHLPNIETKTGEGHTPLMVAALCGKLHAVKWFLEKEVTVACECNRGWNTLHYAAESGDTDIISLIHTHLLNIESKTGEGDTPLMVAALAGKLHAVKWFLEKGAIVACESNKGWNTLHCAAKGGDTDIISLIHTHLPNIESKTGEGDTPLMVAALCGKLHAVNWFLEKGATVTSVKSNGWNILHFAAKGSDPDTIDLILTHLPDIESKTADGKTPLIIAVLHGKLQGVKCLLERGANPSAKDNDGQDSLHHASSLDSDIFDLLLSHVPLNCRLRGVVNI is encoded by the exons ATGTCAACACTACAAAAGGAA gaTCTCATGATTCCTAGAGTGGCCTGTATGTCACAGGACGACCAGGAAAACATGACACTGAAAGTCACTTTGCTAAGTAGTGAGTGGAAATCATCAATTAATGGGGACTTGTCAACTATCAACCGAGAGCTGGCCATCCAGTTAGCTAAACACCCCAATGTAGATGTTAGTGTCTTGCTTCCAAATTGCAGTGAAGCGGACAGGAGCAGTGCAGAAAGTCACAATGTGAAGCTTGTCAAAGCAGATAGAGTTCCTGGCTATGAGCCAGTTCTTTGCCTGTCCTTTCCTCCGAGTGACCATAAAATAGACTGTGTCATTGGTCATGGAGTTCATCTTGGCCGACCAATTGCATCCATGAAGAGAAATCCAAGTTACAGTCATTGCAAATGGATTCAAGTTGTTCACTCTGCTCCTGAAGAAGATGGaatgtacaaaaacatttcagaaggtcaaaaaatgcaagaaacagAAATCCAACTCTGTAAAATGGCTGATCAAGTTATCACAATTGGACCCAAGCTGGCAGAAGCTTACAAGTGTTACCTTTGTCCAGTTAAACAGGACGAAAAAGTTTTTGACCTTACTCCaagcattttctctgaatttttagCATTAGAGCAAGCCACTAAACAAAGAGGAACATTCCGTATTCTTTTAATTGGAAGTGGTGACAGCTCTGAAGATTTCAAAGTCAAAGGGTACGACATAGCTGCCAAAGCAATTGCTGAGTTGAAAGAtgaatcctacaaactcaagtTTGTCTGTGCAGCTGGAGGAAAAGAAGATATTTTAGCAGAAAATTTGCTTCACCATGGCATTAGTCGTAATCAGCTTATTGTTTGCAGCTTTGATGATAGCAGAAAAATGCTGGCAAACTTATTCTGTGAAGTAGATCTTGCAATAATGCCATCCAGGACAGAAGGTTTTGGAACAACAGCTCTGGAAGCATTATCTGCTGGTCTGCctgtacttgtcagtggtaatTCAGGACTTGGAGAAGCTCTGAAGAAAGTGCCTTTCGGCTCACAGAGTGTGGTAGACTCTGAAGATCATACAGACTGGGCTAGAGAAATCAAGCGTGTCCGTCAGAAAGAGAGAGACGTGCGACTTTCAGAGTCAAGACTTCTACGTGAAAAGTACTTGGAGAAGTATAGCTGGGAGGAGCCTTGTAAAAGTCTTGTTATAAAGATGAAGAACCTTGTCTTAG GTAAAGCTCTGCACAGCTCTCTAGACTGTGAAGAAACAGAGAGGAATAAACATGGAGAGTCTATACCAA aAAAGGCTCCATGCAGTTCAAACAATAAAGAACAAACACAAAGGAAGGAGGTTTTCACAGGAactg GTGATCTTCCACACAGCGGCTCAGAAGTTAGGAAAAGAGATGAAAGGGAAGAAAGTGAGTCTACACCAG ATCAAGACACCTcaaataaaacaagagaaaaaacaaaaggagacaagaaaaaagttcaagCAGCAG AAAAGGCTCCATGTAGTTCAAATGATAAAGAAGAAACACAAAGGAAGGCGGTTTTGGTGGCAActg GTAATCTTCCACACAGTGGCTCAGAAGTTGGGAAAAGAGAAGGAAGGGAACAAAGTGAGTCTGCACCAG CTAAGCAGAATGTATTAAAAACTGAAGAGACAAAGAAGAACTTGTTAAGTGGATTTTTGCAATCAATTGCCTGCAAATTCAGAAGGACagacaaaatcaaaatgcaagAAATGCTGGAAGAAAGTGAATTGG GTAAAGCTCTACACAGCTCCCTAAAATGTGAAGAAACAGAGGGGAATAAAAAAGGAGAGTCTGTACGAG GTGCAGCTGCATatgtttcaacaaaacaagcacagagaaatacaaaagaagtttGGACAGCAACAG AAAAAGCTCGAAACACCACTTTAAAGAGTAAAACAACTGATGGGAATGAAGAAACAAAGTTTTTTCaag GCGGCACTCCTGTGAGCGAGGACAACAAGGAATTGAATCAGTTACACTCTGCTGAAAGAGACAGTAACGTTACTGAGATGAAATTGACGCTGCCTCGCGGATTTTCTGTTGACTCCAGGAACGCAACAGGCAGAACGCCGCTAATGAATGCTGCTTTGAATGGCAACGTTCAAGTGGTGAAAAGTGTAATTAAAAGGGGAGCAGACCCGTCTCTGATGGACAACAGaggatggaacacgttacattgTGCCGCAaagggcggagacactgatattatatctctaatccatactcacctgcccaacattgagtcaaaaacaggcgaggatcacacgccactaatggtggcggctttgtgtggcaaattacatgcagtgaaatggtttcttgagaagggggcaactgtagcctgtgaatgcaacagaggatggaacacgttacattgTGCCGCAaagggcggagacactgatattatatctctaatccatactcacctgcccaaaattgagtcaaaaacaggcgagggtcacacgccactaatggtggcggctttcactggcaaattacatgcagtgaaatggtttcttgagaagggggcaattATAGCCTGTGAAAGCAACAGAGGATGGAAGATGTTACATTGTGCCGCACAcagcggagacactgatattatatctctaatccatactcacctgcccaacattgagaCAAAAACAGGCGCGGGCaacacgccactaatggtggcggctttgtgtggcaaattacatgcagtgaaatggtttcttgagaagggggcaactaTAGCCTGTGAATGCAACAGAAgatggaacacgttacattgTGCCGCAAAaggcggagacactgatattatatctctaatccatactcacctgcccaacattgagtcaaaaacaggcgagggtcacacgccactaatggtggcggctttgtgtggcaaattacatgcagtgaaatggtttcttgagaagggggcaactgtagcctgtgaatgcaacagaggatggaacacgttacattgTGCCGCAaagggcggagacactgatattatatctctaatccatactcacctgcccaacattgagtcaaaaacaggcgagggtcacacgccactaatggtggcggctttgtgtggcaaattacatgcagtgaaatggtttcttgagaagggggcaactgtagcctgtgaaagcaacagaggatggaacacgttacattgTGCCGCAaagggcggagacactgatattatatctctaatccatactcacctgcccaacattgagacaaaaacaggcgagggtcacacgccactaatggtggcggctttgtgtggcaaattacatgcagtgaaatggtttcttgagaaggagGTAACTGTAGCCTGTGAATGCAACAGaggatggaacacgttacattaTGCCGCAGAgagcggagacactgatattatatctctaatccatactcacctgctcaacattgagtcaaaaacaggcgagggtgacacgccactaatggtggcggctttggctggcaaattacatgcagtgaaatggtttcttgagaagggggcaattGTAGCCTGTGAAAGCAACAAaggatggaacacgttacattgTGCCGCAaagggcggagacactgatattatatctctaatccatactcacctgcccaacattgagtcaaaaacaggcgagggtgacacgccactaatggtggcggctttgtgtggcaaattacatgcagtgaattggtttcttgagaagggggcaactgtaACTTCTGTTAAGAGTAATGGATGGAATATATTACATTTTGCCGCAAAGGGCAGTGACCCTGATACCATTGATCTTATCCTTACTCACCTGCCggacattgagtcaaaaacagctGATGGCAAAACACCTCTTATCATCGCTGTTCTTCATGGTAAGCTGCAGGGTGTAAAGTGTCTTCTTGAGAGGGGAGCCAATCCTTCGGCTAAAGATAATGATGGACAGGACTCTTTACATCATGCATCATCATTGGACTCGGATATCTTTGACTTACTGCTGAGTCACGTGCCTTTAA ATTGCAGATTGCGTGGTGTTGTCAATATTTGA
- the LOC131777651 gene encoding serine/threonine-protein phosphatase 6 regulatory ankyrin repeat subunit A isoform X4, whose protein sequence is MIPRVACMSQDDQENMTLKVTLLSSEWKSSINGDLSTINRELAIQLAKHPNVDVSVLLPNCSEADRSSAESHNVKLVKADRVPGYEPVLCLSFPPSDHKIDCVIGHGVHLGRPIASMKRNPSYSHCKWIQVVHSAPEEDGMYKNISEGQKMQETEIQLCKMADQVITIGPKLAEAYKCYLCPVKQDEKVFDLTPSIFSEFLALEQATKQRGTFRILLIGSGDSSEDFKVKGYDIAAKAIAELKDESYKLKFVCAAGGKEDILAENLLHHGISRNQLIVCSFDDSRKMLANLFCEVDLAIMPSRTEGFGTTALEALSAGLPVLVSGNSGLGEALKKVPFGSQSVVDSEDHTDWAREIKRVRQKERDVRLSESRLLREKYLEKYSWEEPCKSLVIKMKNLVLGKALHSSLDCEETERNKHGESIPKKAPCSSNNKEQTQRKEVFTGTGDLPHSGSEVRKRDEREESESTPVFAADQDTSNKTREKTKGDKKKVQAAALDTSSETRGQTQGDKEVVQAAEKAPCSSNDKEETQRKAVLVATGNLPHSGSEVGKREGREQSESAPAKQNVLKTEETKKNLLSGFLQSIACKFRRTDKIKMQEMLEESELGKALHSSLKCEETEGNKKGESVRGAAAYVSTKQAQRNTKEVWTATEKARNTTLKSKTTDGNEETKFFQGGTPVSEDNKELNQLHSAERDSNVTEMKLTLPRGFSVDSRNATGRTPLMNAALNGNVQVVKSVIKRGADPSLMDNRGWNTLHCAAKGGDTDIISLIHTHLPNIESKTGEDHTPLMVAALCGKLHAVKWFLEKGATVACECNRGWNTLHCAAKGGDTDIISLIHTHLPKIESKTGEGHTPLMVAAFTGKLHAVKWFLEKGAIIACESNRGWKMLHCAAHSGDTDIISLIHTHLPNIETKTGAGNTPLMVAALCGKLHAVKWFLEKGATIACECNRRWNTLHCAAKGGDTDIISLIHTHLPNIESKTGEGHTPLMVAALCGKLHAVKWFLEKGATVACECNRGWNTLHCAAKGGDTDIISLIHTHLPNIESKTGEGHTPLMVAALCGKLHAVKWFLEKGATVACESNRGWNTLHCAAKGGDTDIISLIHTHLPNIETKTGEGHTPLMVAALCGKLHAVKWFLEKEVTVACECNRGWNTLHYAAESGDTDIISLIHTHLLNIESKTGEGDTPLMVAALAGKLHAVKWFLEKGAIVACESNKGWNTLHCAAKGGDTDIISLIHTHLPNIESKTGEGDTPLMVAALCGKLHAVNWFLEKGATVTSVKSNGWNILHFAAKGSDPDTIDLILTHLPDIESKTADGKTPLIIAVLHGKLQGVKCLLERGANPSAKDNDGQDSLHHASSLDSDIFDLLLSHVPLNCRLRGVVNI, encoded by the exons ATGATTCCTAGAGTGGCCTGTATGTCACAGGACGACCAGGAAAACATGACACTGAAAGTCACTTTGCTAAGTAGTGAGTGGAAATCATCAATTAATGGGGACTTGTCAACTATCAACCGAGAGCTGGCCATCCAGTTAGCTAAACACCCCAATGTAGATGTTAGTGTCTTGCTTCCAAATTGCAGTGAAGCGGACAGGAGCAGTGCAGAAAGTCACAATGTGAAGCTTGTCAAAGCAGATAGAGTTCCTGGCTATGAGCCAGTTCTTTGCCTGTCCTTTCCTCCGAGTGACCATAAAATAGACTGTGTCATTGGTCATGGAGTTCATCTTGGCCGACCAATTGCATCCATGAAGAGAAATCCAAGTTACAGTCATTGCAAATGGATTCAAGTTGTTCACTCTGCTCCTGAAGAAGATGGaatgtacaaaaacatttcagaaggtcaaaaaatgcaagaaacagAAATCCAACTCTGTAAAATGGCTGATCAAGTTATCACAATTGGACCCAAGCTGGCAGAAGCTTACAAGTGTTACCTTTGTCCAGTTAAACAGGACGAAAAAGTTTTTGACCTTACTCCaagcattttctctgaatttttagCATTAGAGCAAGCCACTAAACAAAGAGGAACATTCCGTATTCTTTTAATTGGAAGTGGTGACAGCTCTGAAGATTTCAAAGTCAAAGGGTACGACATAGCTGCCAAAGCAATTGCTGAGTTGAAAGAtgaatcctacaaactcaagtTTGTCTGTGCAGCTGGAGGAAAAGAAGATATTTTAGCAGAAAATTTGCTTCACCATGGCATTAGTCGTAATCAGCTTATTGTTTGCAGCTTTGATGATAGCAGAAAAATGCTGGCAAACTTATTCTGTGAAGTAGATCTTGCAATAATGCCATCCAGGACAGAAGGTTTTGGAACAACAGCTCTGGAAGCATTATCTGCTGGTCTGCctgtacttgtcagtggtaatTCAGGACTTGGAGAAGCTCTGAAGAAAGTGCCTTTCGGCTCACAGAGTGTGGTAGACTCTGAAGATCATACAGACTGGGCTAGAGAAATCAAGCGTGTCCGTCAGAAAGAGAGAGACGTGCGACTTTCAGAGTCAAGACTTCTACGTGAAAAGTACTTGGAGAAGTATAGCTGGGAGGAGCCTTGTAAAAGTCTTGTTATAAAGATGAAGAACCTTGTCTTAG GTAAAGCTCTGCACAGCTCTCTAGACTGTGAAGAAACAGAGAGGAATAAACATGGAGAGTCTATACCAA aAAAGGCTCCATGCAGTTCAAACAATAAAGAACAAACACAAAGGAAGGAGGTTTTCACAGGAactg GTGATCTTCCACACAGCGGCTCAGAAGTTAGGAAAAGAGATGAAAGGGAAGAAAGTGAGTCTACACCAG TTTTCGCTGCAGATCAAGACACCTcaaataaaacaagagaaaaaacaaaaggagacaagaaaaaagttcaagCAGCAG CTTTAGACACTTCAAGTGAAACACGAGGACAGACACAGGGAGACAAGGAAGTAGTGCAAGCAGCAG AAAAGGCTCCATGTAGTTCAAATGATAAAGAAGAAACACAAAGGAAGGCGGTTTTGGTGGCAActg GTAATCTTCCACACAGTGGCTCAGAAGTTGGGAAAAGAGAAGGAAGGGAACAAAGTGAGTCTGCACCAG CTAAGCAGAATGTATTAAAAACTGAAGAGACAAAGAAGAACTTGTTAAGTGGATTTTTGCAATCAATTGCCTGCAAATTCAGAAGGACagacaaaatcaaaatgcaagAAATGCTGGAAGAAAGTGAATTGG GTAAAGCTCTACACAGCTCCCTAAAATGTGAAGAAACAGAGGGGAATAAAAAAGGAGAGTCTGTACGAG GTGCAGCTGCATatgtttcaacaaaacaagcacagagaaatacaaaagaagtttGGACAGCAACAG AAAAAGCTCGAAACACCACTTTAAAGAGTAAAACAACTGATGGGAATGAAGAAACAAAGTTTTTTCaag GCGGCACTCCTGTGAGCGAGGACAACAAGGAATTGAATCAGTTACACTCTGCTGAAAGAGACAGTAACGTTACTGAGATGAAATTGACGCTGCCTCGCGGATTTTCTGTTGACTCCAGGAACGCAACAGGCAGAACGCCGCTAATGAATGCTGCTTTGAATGGCAACGTTCAAGTGGTGAAAAGTGTAATTAAAAGGGGAGCAGACCCGTCTCTGATGGACAACAGaggatggaacacgttacattgTGCCGCAaagggcggagacactgatattatatctctaatccatactcacctgcccaacattgagtcaaaaacaggcgaggatcacacgccactaatggtggcggctttgtgtggcaaattacatgcagtgaaatggtttcttgagaagggggcaactgtagcctgtgaatgcaacagaggatggaacacgttacattgTGCCGCAaagggcggagacactgatattatatctctaatccatactcacctgcccaaaattgagtcaaaaacaggcgagggtcacacgccactaatggtggcggctttcactggcaaattacatgcagtgaaatggtttcttgagaagggggcaattATAGCCTGTGAAAGCAACAGAGGATGGAAGATGTTACATTGTGCCGCACAcagcggagacactgatattatatctctaatccatactcacctgcccaacattgagaCAAAAACAGGCGCGGGCaacacgccactaatggtggcggctttgtgtggcaaattacatgcagtgaaatggtttcttgagaagggggcaactaTAGCCTGTGAATGCAACAGAAgatggaacacgttacattgTGCCGCAAAaggcggagacactgatattatatctctaatccatactcacctgcccaacattgagtcaaaaacaggcgagggtcacacgccactaatggtggcggctttgtgtggcaaattacatgcagtgaaatggtttcttgagaagggggcaactgtagcctgtgaatgcaacagaggatggaacacgttacattgTGCCGCAaagggcggagacactgatattatatctctaatccatactcacctgcccaacattgagtcaaaaacaggcgagggtcacacgccactaatggtggcggctttgtgtggcaaattacatgcagtgaaatggtttcttgagaagggggcaactgtagcctgtgaaagcaacagaggatggaacacgttacattgTGCCGCAaagggcggagacactgatattatatctctaatccatactcacctgcccaacattgagacaaaaacaggcgagggtcacacgccactaatggtggcggctttgtgtggcaaattacatgcagtgaaatggtttcttgagaaggagGTAACTGTAGCCTGTGAATGCAACAGaggatggaacacgttacattaTGCCGCAGAgagcggagacactgatattatatctctaatccatactcacctgctcaacattgagtcaaaaacaggcgagggtgacacgccactaatggtggcggctttggctggcaaattacatgcagtgaaatggtttcttgagaagggggcaattGTAGCCTGTGAAAGCAACAAaggatggaacacgttacattgTGCCGCAaagggcggagacactgatattatatctctaatccatactcacctgcccaacattgagtcaaaaacaggcgagggtgacacgccactaatggtggcggctttgtgtggcaaattacatgcagtgaattggtttcttgagaagggggcaactgtaACTTCTGTTAAGAGTAATGGATGGAATATATTACATTTTGCCGCAAAGGGCAGTGACCCTGATACCATTGATCTTATCCTTACTCACCTGCCggacattgagtcaaaaacagctGATGGCAAAACACCTCTTATCATCGCTGTTCTTCATGGTAAGCTGCAGGGTGTAAAGTGTCTTCTTGAGAGGGGAGCCAATCCTTCGGCTAAAGATAATGATGGACAGGACTCTTTACATCATGCATCATCATTGGACTCGGATATCTTTGACTTACTGCTGAGTCACGTGCCTTTAA ATTGCAGATTGCGTGGTGTTGTCAATATTTGA